The Meriones unguiculatus strain TT.TT164.6M chromosome 3, Bangor_MerUng_6.1, whole genome shotgun sequence genomic sequence TCCTCCCTCTGGTCCAACGCCACGGAGGAGGCCTTGCTGAGCACAGAGGGGGCGAACGTGAGGAAGGAGTCCGAGCGGGAGGTGGAGGCACAAGTGAAGTCCGAGGCTGCCGCGGCGGCCCGCGGTGCCAGCCCGTTGGCCGGGCCGCTGTGGCAGGCGAGGCAGGAGCAGGGGCCACCAGCCGAGGCGCCCAGTCCGTGCGCTGGGCCGGGGTAGAGAGGTGGGTGGCGGAAGGCGCACAGCAGTTCGGGTCGCGGGTAGGGCTGCGAGAGCACGCGGAACGTGTCGAGCGGGCGCAGCGGGCCACTGAAGGGCGAGGCGGCGGCCGAGGCGGCGGATGCTGCGCCCAGGCCCACGGGCGAGTAGTAGGGCAGTGGCAGGTGCGACGGGAAGGGATAGGGCAGGCCTCCCGCGGCCGCCGCGTGGCTCATCATGTACGTGTAAAAGGCGGGGTCGGCCGGGTGCGGCCACGTCATGGCCAGCCGCTGACGCTTGTCCTTCATGCGTCGGTTCTGAAACCAcacctggggagaggagaggatgggGGTTGGAGGACTGACTGTTCGGGGCGGGGGGCAGGGGGGGTCCAACTCGGAGTGGGGCGTGGGGGCGATACCCACGGTGCGGGGAAGAGCCCAAACCAACTCCAGCTGCTCCAAGGGCAAGCCACCCACCGCCGGCTCAGATGGAAACCCTAGGGAGAGCTGGTGAGCCACCGACCCTGCCCTGCCAGGCATCACAACCTGGAGTGAGGGAGCGGGCAGTAGGTCTGAGGAAGCGAGACACATTTCCCCTGTTCTTTGGGACTCGAAGTCCCCTGCCCCAGCAGTCTATTTGCCTAAGAAAAGGAGGACTCGCCCTCTCGGCAGCAGAAGCTGCTTATGGACTGACAGGGGGCAATTCT encodes the following:
- the Evx1 gene encoding homeobox even-skipped homolog protein 1 isoform X2 codes for the protein MRRYRTAFTREQIARLEKEFYRENYVSRPRRCELAAALNLPETTIKVWFQNRRMKDKRQRLAMTWPHPADPAFYTYMMSHAAAAGGLPYPFPSHLPLPYYSPVGLGAASAASAAASPFSGPLRPLDTFRVLSQPYPRPELLCAFRHPPLYPGPAHGLGASAGGPCSCLACHSGPANGLAPRAAAAASDFTCASTSRSDSFLTFAPSVLSKASSVALDQREEVPLTR